The following are encoded together in the Lathyrus oleraceus cultivar Zhongwan6 chromosome 3, CAAS_Psat_ZW6_1.0, whole genome shotgun sequence genome:
- the LOC127128013 gene encoding glutaredoxin-C2, whose product MALAKAKEIVASNAVVVFSKSYCPFCVQVKKLFANLGVTFKAIELDTESDGSEIQAALGQWTGQRTVPNVFIGGNHIGGCDTTTNLHSQGKLLPLLTSAGALSGSTS is encoded by the exons ATGGCACTAGCTAAGGCGAAGGAGATTGTAGCTTCAAATGCCGTCGTTGTTTTCAG CAAAAGCTATTGCCCTTTCTGTGTCCAAGTCAAGAAGCTCTTCGCTAATTTGGGTGTCACTTTCAAAGCCATTGAACTCGATACTGAAT CTGATGGAAGTGAGATCCAAGCAGCATTAGGTCAGTGGACTGGTCAGAGGACTGTGCCGAATGTTTTTATTGGTGGAAACCACATTGGCGGCTGTGACA CCACAACCAACTTGCACAGCCAGGGTAAGCTGTTACCCCTGTTGACATCTGCTGGAGCTCTTTCCGGGTCAACCTCGTAA